The window ACGCTGAAGACGTGGTGCAGGACGTCTTCGCCCGGCTCGCTCGCCGCGCCCCCGGCTACGGCGGCCGCGCGGCGTGGAGCACCTGGCTGCACCGGGTCATGGTGAACAGCAGCATCAACTGGCTGCGGGCGCGCAAGCGCCGAGACAGGCTGAGCCACGACGTCCAGGAGCCCCTGTCCCCCGAAGCCCTCGCCGTGGGCGCGGAGATGGAGCGCCACTTCGGTGAGGCGATGGAGGACATCAACGAGCAGCAGCGCCAGGTGCTCTACCTGCGCGAGGTGCGCGGCCTGAGCTACCCGGAAATCGCCCGGCTGCTGCGCATCCCCGAAGGCACGGTGAAGAGCACGCTCCACCGCGCCCGCCAGCGCACGCTCTCCCTGATGGAAGAGCGCGGCCAGCAGCCCTGAGGGCCAGGGACGGGCTCAGTCCTCGCTCTTCGAGCCGACGAACTGGTCCGCCTTCTCCTTGAAGAGGACGTTGAAGCTGGTGAGCGAGCCGTAGACGCGGGTGATGTAGCTCTGCATCTCCACCTTCTCCGCGTCCGACAGCTTCGGGTGCGCGTTGAGCTTCTGCTCCAGCACCCGAAGCCTGTCGCGCACCATGACGACCTTGTGGAACAGGCTGTCGATGGGCAGGTCCTTGGGCTGCAGCTCGGTGTTGGCGGGCACCAGCCGCATCGTGCCGCCCTCCCACTTGTTGGCCAGGGGCGGCGCGTCCAGCAAGCCGGACGCCTCCCGGAAGATGTCCATCAGCTCTTCACGCGTCATGCTCAACCCTTCCAGGTCCACCACGTCGTTGGGGTCCGCGCGACGCCGCACCACCACCGGCGCCACGCTGCGCGCGGTCCGCTCGCGCGCGGGTGCAACCGCTGAGGGGGCCGCGCTTCCCCGAGGCGTGTACTTGTCGCAAATGGGCGCGGACGGGGGAAAGTTGCCCCGCCACGAGTGCAGCCGGCACGCGCCCACCCAGCCCCGGCGCTCATCCACCGACTGCGGGCTGAACAGCTTGCAATTGCCACACACGCGCTCTTCCGGCTTGAAGACCGGAAAAGGAAGCGAGCCGTCCCCCGCGTCCGACATCAGCGCGTCTCCCCCGCCACCGGCGGGCCCTTGCGCACGCCCAGCTCGCGCAGCAGCACGTCCGCGTCCTCCACCTGGTCCAGCATCCAGAGGATGTAGCGCACGTCCACGTTGACGTTGCGAGCCACGTCCGGGTTGTAGCCGAAGTCGTTGGCCACGTTCTCCCAGACGCGGTCGAAGTTGACGCCCACGAGCTGGCCCTTGCCGTTGACGGTGGGGCTGCCGGAGTTGCCGCCGGTGGTGTCCGCGTCCGACAGGAAGTTCACCGGGATGTCCTTCAGCTTCTTGTCCTGCCACGCGCCAAAGCGCTTCGCCTCGGCGACCTTGGAGACCTTCTCCGGCACGTCGAAGGGCTCCTCGCCGGTGTGCTTGGCCAGCATGCCCGACAGCGTCGTCTGCGGCGTGTAGATGGCGCCGTCCCGCGGCGCGTAGCCCTGCACCTTGGCGAAGCTGACGCGCAGCGTGCTGTTGGCGTCGGGGGCCACCGGCTTGCCCGCGTGCGCCAGCACCGCCTTGCGCCACTCCGGCCGCAACCGCAGCGCGGCGCCCTGGCGCTTGTCCTTCACCTCGTCCAGCGCGGCCTGCTCCTTCGCCAGGTCCAGGCCGAACGCGAGCAGCGGATCCTTGCGCGCCTCGAGCTGGCCCACCGACTCGGTGGCCATCTTCATGCGCTCGTCCAGCGTCAGCACCTTGGAGCCCGCGTACATGGCGTCAATCTTCGCCAGGACGTCCTTCTCCGAGAACGTCTTGCCGAAGTGCTTGTCCACCGCGGCGATGCGCTCCTCGGCGCCCAGCGCCTGCGCGCGGCGCACGAAGGCCAGCAGCAGCTGACGCTCGGCGGGGAGGAACAGGTTCTTCTGGTCGCGCTCCAGCCGGTCCTTGATGCGGACGTGCTCGCGCTCCATGTACTCCGGGCGGCGCTCCAGGTCCGGCTTCGCGCGCTCCGCGGCCAGCCGCGACACCACCACCGCCAGGGCCGGGCCCCGCGCCAGGCGCGACGATGCGGCCAGGAGGAACTCACGGTCGAAGGACTTCGCGATGGCGGACTGTTCGACGAGCAGCGCGGCCCGCGCGTCCAGCGCCGGCTGCCACTTCGCGCCCGCCTTCTTGGCCCACACCGCGACGGCGGCTTCCGCCTCGCGCTGCTTCTCCACGATGTGGCCGCGCTTCAGGCCGGCGAGCTGACCGCCCGAGTTCTTGTAGACGTTGTGCAGGCCCTTGAGCTGCGAGGCGACGGCAATCTTGCCCGCGGGGTCCTTCTCCCCTTCCGCTTCGAGGATGCGGATGGCCTCGCCGAACACGTCGCGCATGCGCGGGTAGAGGCGGGACTGGCGCTCGGCCATCTCCTCCGCGAGCAGCGCGCGGTACGTCATGCCCGGGTAGCCCAGCACCATGACGAAGTCGTTGGGCTTCACGCCCTGGGTGGCCAGCGGGAAGAAGAATTCCGCCTTGTAGGGGACGTTCTTGTCGCTGTACGGCGCGGAGGTGCCGTCCGGCGCGGTGTACGCACGAAGGATGGCGAAGTCACCGGTGTGGCGCGGCCACATCCAGTTGTCCTCCTCGCCGCCGTACTCACCCACCGCGCGCGGCGGCGCGTAGACGAGCCGCACGTCGGTGAGCTCCACCGCATCCACCAGCGTGTAGTTGACGCCGCCATCGAAGGTGGCCACCTGGCAGCGGGTGGCGGGGCGCTTCTCGCACTCGGCGACCAGCTCCTTCTGCTTCCGCTCGATGGCCTTGTAGCGCGTGATGTCGTCCGCGTCCGCGGGCACCGCGGCGAGCACCGTCTTCGTCACATCGGTGAAGCTGCGCGGGACCTGGACGCGCGAGCCCTTGCCGGGCAGTTCGTCCTCGCGCTTGGAGGCGAGGAAGCCCTGGGTGATGAGGTCGCGCTGCGGCGTGCTGTGCTCCTGGATGACGCCGAAGGCACAGTGGTGGTTGGTGATGACCAACCCCGAGGCGGCGATGAACGCGCCCGAGCACCCGCCGACGTTGACCGCGCCCGCAAGCAGGCCCGTGCCACGCTTCGGGTCCCAGAGCTTCTTGGGGGAGACCTGGAGGCCCTGGGCGCGTAGCCACGCCGGGTCCAGCTCCAGGACCTGCTGGGGAGTCCACTTGCCTTCCCCGGCCAGAGCGGGGGCAGCCACGAGCGACAGAAGGAGGAGCGTCTTCTTCATGGTGTCCCCTCCCTACTCCGTCCGGCGCCCGCAAGCGAATCCCTTCGCCGTGACGCTTCGCGGCCAGGAGGCCGGGCTTTTTCGTGGAAGACGAACCCGGATTAAGTGTTGGGGTGTCCCAGGAGGGGAGCGACCGATGCGGACCGCCAGCGGTGCACAGCTCGATTTCGGCCGGTTGGCCTTGCTCGCCCTCATGCTGGGGGTGGGCTGGTATTTCTGGGATTCACCCGCCCTGTGGCCCATGAAGGTGCTGGTGGTGATGATGCACGAGAGCGGGCACGCCCTGGCGACGCTGCTGGTGGGCGGCTCCGTGGACCGCATCCACCTGGCGGCCAACGAGTCGGGCTCCTGCCTGTCTCGCCTGCCGCCCGGGCTGTTCGCCAAGGTGGCCGTCTACTCGGGGGGGTACCTGGGCAGCGCGGTGGCGGGCGCGGGGCTGATGCTGGCCACCTTCCGCTTCCGGCTCCGCCGCTGGGTGCTGGGCACCGCCAGCGTGTGGCTCACCGTCATGGGCCTGGTGTACGCGGGGGACGGCTTCACCCTGCTCTTCTGCCTGGGCACGGCCGTGGTGCTGGCCCTGGGCGCGAAGTTCCTGCCGGATGGGGTGGTTGACGCGCTGAACCTGTTCATCGCGGCCTTCACGGCGCTGTATGCGCTGTTCGACTTGCGCTCGGACTTGTGGAACAGCGCGGTGCGCTCGCAGAGTGACGCGGCGCTCCTGGCGGACCTCACCTACGTGCCCGCCGTGGTGTGGGCGGCGCTGTGGTCGCTGATCGCCATCGGACTGCTGGCGGTGGCGGCGTACACGTCCCTGCACGCCAGGCCCAAGGGGCTCCAGATGCCTTCCATCACGGCGCGGGCGCGACGGGTGTAGCGCCTCCGGCTATCAACCACGCGATAGACTTCTCCGATGATGCGGACATTTCTGGTCTCTGCATTCTCGGTGCTCGCGCTGTCTTTTCTGGGGTGCTCCAACGCCGCGAGGATGCCCGCGCCCGAGGCGTGGGAGTCCGCGGAGGAGATGTGCACCACCGCAGATGATGCCCATTGCGGCTCACTGCTGTGTCATGGCGACGCGTGCGGACTCTATCGCTGCGAAGACGTGCCTGGAGCTGTGGAACTGGCGCGATTCCCGCCTGCGCGTCCTCCCGCGGCGGCTGCGGCGCCTGGGCGCGGTCCCCGAAGGAATTGGGGAGGAGGCCAGAACCTTCCACGGGGCGCCGTCATGGTGTTCCCCAACTGGAACGGCGCTGCCGGCTGGGTGGTGCCACCTTCACGTGGGCTCACAGCCGGGCGGTGGGAGAAGCACCACATCTTCCCCCAGGCCAGAGACCTGGCGGAGTGGTTCAGGGATAGAGGGCTCAGGATTCACGACTACACACTTCCGATTCCTCGAGACATTCATCAGCGGATTCACAAAGGGGGAGAGAGTGGCGGGGCATGGAACCGAGCCTGGCGCGAGTTCAGACTCCGCAACGAGAACGCAAGCCCCGAGGAGATCTTCAAGCACGCCGGCGAACTCATCTACCGCTTCCAGCTCATGGGCGGGCCCATTCGCGCCTACCATTCCAAGCCAGGTACTTGAGAGATTGAGTGCATGATGCGGTTCTTCTGGATACGCGAGGAGCGGACTCCGTCCTTCAACGGCAGCTTCGACGCCACACACAAGTGGCGCCTGCCCGGCGTGAAGTGCGATGCCTGTGGAGTCACGTGGGGTGGGGCCGGGCACCAGTACCCAGGGGTGGACCTGTCTCACGTGCCCGAGCGGTCACGCTTCGTGCGCCCCTGGCCTGTTCCCGTTTCGGAGCTCGCGCAACTGCGAGCGCTGGTTCGCCCCTGGGTGCCCCCTGGCGTGCCACTTCCGCCAGGCACGCATCTGGGGCCTCTTGAAGGCACAGCCTCTGGGCGATTCGGCCCACTGACGTCACAGGGGGATATTCTGTGGGTCGTGCGACGGGATGCCCTCGAGCGGCTTCAAGCCGAAGGCGTCAGGGGGCTGCTCGGCTGCAAGACGGAATTGAGGTTTCGCCAGAAGGAGCCGCCGGAGTTGCTGGAACTCCAAATCGAACCGCGCGGCCGACTCCATGCGGACTGCCTTCCCTCCGACCTCGCTCCACCATGCGACGCCTGCGGCCGGGTCACGCTTCGATTGCCGGACGCGCCCCTTCTCGACGCAGCATCCCTGCCCATCGACCGCGATGTCTTCCGCGTAGGGGACTACGCCACCGTCATCGTTTGCACTGAACGGTTCATGGAGACAGTGCGCCAGCTCGGTCTGGAAGGAATGGCCTTTCGCGAGATTCCCACAC is drawn from Myxococcus xanthus and contains these coding sequences:
- a CDS encoding RNA polymerase sigma factor, whose protein sequence is MHACALPPLSELYTEHRPRALAIARRIVGDTADAEDVVQDVFARLARRAPGYGGRAAWSTWLHRVMVNSSINWLRARKRRDRLSHDVQEPLSPEALAVGAEMERHFGEAMEDINEQQRQVLYLREVRGLSYPEIARLLRIPEGTVKSTLHRARQRTLSLMEERGQQP
- a CDS encoding S46 family peptidase; translation: MKKTLLLLSLVAAPALAGEGKWTPQQVLELDPAWLRAQGLQVSPKKLWDPKRGTGLLAGAVNVGGCSGAFIAASGLVITNHHCAFGVIQEHSTPQRDLITQGFLASKREDELPGKGSRVQVPRSFTDVTKTVLAAVPADADDITRYKAIERKQKELVAECEKRPATRCQVATFDGGVNYTLVDAVELTDVRLVYAPPRAVGEYGGEEDNWMWPRHTGDFAILRAYTAPDGTSAPYSDKNVPYKAEFFFPLATQGVKPNDFVMVLGYPGMTYRALLAEEMAERQSRLYPRMRDVFGEAIRILEAEGEKDPAGKIAVASQLKGLHNVYKNSGGQLAGLKRGHIVEKQREAEAAVAVWAKKAGAKWQPALDARAALLVEQSAIAKSFDREFLLAASSRLARGPALAVVVSRLAAERAKPDLERRPEYMEREHVRIKDRLERDQKNLFLPAERQLLLAFVRRAQALGAEERIAAVDKHFGKTFSEKDVLAKIDAMYAGSKVLTLDERMKMATESVGQLEARKDPLLAFGLDLAKEQAALDEVKDKRQGAALRLRPEWRKAVLAHAGKPVAPDANSTLRVSFAKVQGYAPRDGAIYTPQTTLSGMLAKHTGEEPFDVPEKVSKVAEAKRFGAWQDKKLKDIPVNFLSDADTTGGNSGSPTVNGKGQLVGVNFDRVWENVANDFGYNPDVARNVNVDVRYILWMLDQVEDADVLLRELGVRKGPPVAGETR
- a CDS encoding M50 family metallopeptidase — encoded protein: MRTASGAQLDFGRLALLALMLGVGWYFWDSPALWPMKVLVVMMHESGHALATLLVGGSVDRIHLAANESGSCLSRLPPGLFAKVAVYSGGYLGSAVAGAGLMLATFRFRLRRWVLGTASVWLTVMGLVYAGDGFTLLFCLGTAVVLALGAKFLPDGVVDALNLFIAAFTALYALFDLRSDLWNSAVRSQSDAALLADLTYVPAVVWAALWSLIAIGLLAVAAYTSLHARPKGLQMPSITARARRV
- the sitA6 gene encoding SitA6 family polymorphic toxin lipoprotein, which gives rise to MRTFLVSAFSVLALSFLGCSNAARMPAPEAWESAEEMCTTADDAHCGSLLCHGDACGLYRCEDVPGAVELARFPPARPPAAAAAPGRGPRRNWGGGQNLPRGAVMVFPNWNGAAGWVVPPSRGLTAGRWEKHHIFPQARDLAEWFRDRGLRIHDYTLPIPRDIHQRIHKGGESGGAWNRAWREFRLRNENASPEEIFKHAGELIYRFQLMGGPIRAYHSKPGT
- the sitI6 gene encoding SitI6 family double-CXXCG motif immunity protein encodes the protein MMRFFWIREERTPSFNGSFDATHKWRLPGVKCDACGVTWGGAGHQYPGVDLSHVPERSRFVRPWPVPVSELAQLRALVRPWVPPGVPLPPGTHLGPLEGTASGRFGPLTSQGDILWVVRRDALERLQAEGVRGLLGCKTELRFRQKEPPELLELQIEPRGRLHADCLPSDLAPPCDACGRVTLRLPDAPLLDAASLPIDRDVFRVGDYATVIVCTERFMETVRQLGLEGMAFREIPTRG